The window GTTACCGACCGCACCGTGGAACTCAACAGATCCGTGGTCAAATCGTTTTACGAGGGTGGTGTGCGAGGTGACATCACGGCCATCGCGTCCCACCTGCACGACAAATTCGTTTGTAGCGCGCCCAACTATTTGCCGTGGGGTGGCAATACACCGAGCGCATATGGCTACCTCAACGTGGTGTTACCCCAAGTTGCCAAAGTCCTCGACTTCAGCCGCTTCTCGTACGACAGCATGACGGCCGAAGGTGATCACGTCGTCGCACTCATCAACGTTGGCGTCAGTGACACCGACGCAATGATCAAGATCTCCGAACATTGGTCGCTCGAGAACGGCAAGGCACGTTCGATCTGGGTTGCGTACTACGAGCCTGCCGCGCTGTTGGAGCGCATCGCGCGAACCGCGTCTTCGCGCTGAGCGCGCTTTCTGAAGGATCACCAAATGAACACATCCCTAGCCCAAGCCGACTTTGGCGCACGCGACTCTGCCATTCGCTGCCAAACATATTCGCCGGTGCAGATGCACCCAGGCGTACCCCGCGAGACGTTCGCTGCCTACTGGCGGGACGTTCACGGCCCGTTGTGCTCTCGATTGCCAGGCCTCGGCTTCTATGTCCAGCATCATTTTTCTCGCACGATTTACGCAAACCTCTGGCCGCTGGCGCCTGGCGTACGACGCATCGACTTTCCGCTCGACGGAGCCGTCGAGATCGGCTTTCCGGACGCCGATGCAATGGAACGGTTTGGCAAGGCAAGCCCCCTACTCTTCGGCGACGAGGTGAACGTCTTCGGCTGGGATGCCGCCTATTTCCTGCCTAACGGTTCGCGTACCTTCGTGGACAAGCAGGCCGACGGCATCCCCAACGGGCCCGACAGGCTCCATAGGCTACATGTCTATATGCATGCGAAGACAGGCGTAGACATGAAGGCGTGGGTGACCGGCTTTGCCGAAACCCTGGCCGCCGACCAGGCTGTGTTGAAGCTGCGGTTGCACCTTCCCGAGCCTTATGACAATACAA of the Rhodoferax koreense genome contains:
- a CDS encoding nuclear transport factor 2 family protein, producing MPVTDRTVELNRSVVKSFYEGGVRGDITAIASHLHDKFVCSAPNYLPWGGNTPSAYGYLNVVLPQVAKVLDFSRFSYDSMTAEGDHVVALINVGVSDTDAMIKISEHWSLENGKARSIWVAYYEPAALLERIARTASSR
- a CDS encoding EthD domain-containing protein codes for the protein MNTSLAQADFGARDSAIRCQTYSPVQMHPGVPRETFAAYWRDVHGPLCSRLPGLGFYVQHHFSRTIYANLWPLAPGVRRIDFPLDGAVEIGFPDADAMERFGKASPLLFGDEVNVFGWDAAYFLPNGSRTFVDKQADGIPNGPDRLHRLHVYMHAKTGVDMKAWVTGFAETLAADQAVLKLRLHLPEPYDNTNPQPPSPVDHEVRKDMLELAVMEIGFETALTARRFFESERFSATKTGQSAHIEAMAAHFVTGVYTFVRDSIPTTAGLRGSRVAEIIEAVGATNHLLGDVTRLFTRS